One window of the Flavobacteriaceae bacterium YJPT1-3 genome contains the following:
- a CDS encoding glyoxalase, whose amino-acid sequence MSPRDQALLGLRPILPAARVTPEMSPDEQFQNATLRPIAKLQHDLLIEVFRNYIVKHKNVFHAMTLDRRMQYIENAVQKDMKFRNGLKGIIIGQFTTEEYLNYIQNSSALNKRMMNIVKERLLSSIQLFEGAELPA is encoded by the coding sequence ATGTCACCAAGAGACCAAGCTTTACTCGGTCTGAGACCGATATTGCCGGCCGCACGAGTAACTCCCGAAATGAGTCCGGACGAGCAATTTCAAAACGCCACCCTTAGACCCATCGCCAAACTGCAGCACGATTTGCTCATTGAGGTCTTTCGGAATTATATCGTCAAACACAAAAACGTGTTCCATGCTATGACACTGGATCGCCGAATGCAGTACATTGAAAATGCCGTGCAAAAAGACATGAAATTCAGAAATGGGCTTAAGGGGATCATCATTGGTCAATTCACCACGGAGGAATACCTAAATTACATTCAAAATTCCTCCGCGCTTAATAAACGCATGATGAATATTGTCAAAGAGCGCCTGTTGAGCAGTATTCAGCTTTTTGAAGGCGCAGAACTGCCGGCTTAG
- a CDS encoding 4Fe-4S dicluster domain-containing protein, with protein MAIIITDECINCGACEPECPNTAIYEGADDWRYADGTDLEGDVVLPNGHAVNAEAAQEPISDEIYYIVPDKCTECKGFHEEPQCAAVCPVDCCVPDEDHVETEEELLAKQSFMHE; from the coding sequence ATGGCGATCATAATAACCGATGAATGCATTAATTGTGGGGCTTGCGAACCGGAATGTCCCAATACCGCGATATACGAGGGAGCTGACGACTGGCGATATGCAGACGGCACCGATCTGGAAGGAGATGTAGTTCTCCCTAATGGCCACGCCGTAAATGCTGAAGCTGCTCAGGAACCCATCAGTGATGAGATCTATTACATCGTACCGGACAAGTGTACGGAATGTAAAGGATTTCACGAGGAGCCCCAGTGTGCTGCCGTGTGCCCGGTGGATTGCTGCGTGCCGGATGAAGATCATGTAGAAACTGAAGAAGAGCTACTCGCCAAGCAGAGTTTTATGCACGAATAG
- a CDS encoding acyl-CoA reductase, with amino-acid sequence MQIQERINAFAKAGQFLSQFTTQGYQKVAGLQGNDRFYEPMVEVIERAHHHNGWFTRDQVLFALEGWAALLRKEALEQWTSNYQLQPEKQQRVAIIMAGNIPMVGFHDFLCVLMSGHQLIAKTASNDAQLIPLIANYLLEVAPAWEDQIEFTEDRIHKRDAVIATGSDNTARYFEYYFKDIPSIIRKNRNSVALLTGSESDLELTALGEDIFRYYGLGCRNVSKLMVPRDYDFQSLFQAIYPWKYLIEETKYHNNYDYNKAVFLMSEFTFLDNGFLIIKEDNSYSSPIGTLFYEYYDDLDSAHAQLEKDKDRIQCIVGQSTQEAIIPFGTTQRPGLTDYADGVDTLKFLEQLA; translated from the coding sequence ATGCAGATACAAGAAAGAATTAACGCTTTCGCGAAAGCGGGACAATTCCTAAGCCAGTTCACCACTCAGGGATATCAAAAAGTGGCTGGTTTGCAAGGGAATGACCGCTTCTATGAGCCTATGGTGGAAGTGATCGAACGGGCGCATCACCACAACGGCTGGTTTACCCGGGATCAGGTATTGTTTGCGCTGGAAGGATGGGCTGCACTGCTGCGAAAAGAGGCTCTTGAACAATGGACCTCTAACTACCAGCTGCAACCGGAAAAACAACAGCGGGTCGCCATCATCATGGCAGGTAATATCCCTATGGTTGGTTTTCACGACTTTTTATGTGTGCTGATGAGCGGACATCAGCTCATCGCTAAGACGGCGAGCAATGATGCTCAACTGATCCCTTTGATCGCCAATTATCTGCTAGAAGTGGCTCCCGCGTGGGAGGATCAGATCGAATTCACCGAAGATAGAATCCATAAACGAGATGCTGTAATCGCCACAGGGAGTGACAATACTGCGCGTTACTTCGAGTATTACTTTAAGGATATTCCATCGATCATTCGTAAGAATCGAAATTCCGTGGCCCTGCTGACCGGTTCAGAGTCTGACCTGGAACTTACGGCTCTGGGAGAGGATATTTTTCGCTACTACGGCTTGGGCTGTCGCAATGTATCTAAACTGATGGTCCCCCGTGATTACGATTTTCAGTCCTTGTTTCAGGCCATTTACCCCTGGAAATATTTGATCGAAGAAACTAAATACCACAACAATTACGACTACAACAAGGCGGTCTTTCTCATGAGCGAATTCACCTTTCTGGATAATGGATTCCTTATTATCAAAGAAGACAACAGCTACTCCTCTCCCATTGGCACGCTCTTCTACGAGTACTACGACGATCTCGACTCAGCTCATGCACAACTGGAAAAAGACAAAGATCGAATCCAATGCATCGTAGGTCAAAGTACTCAGGAGGCTATCATCCCCTTTGGAACCACACAACGTCCCGGATTGACCGATTATGCCGATGGTGTGGACACGCTGAAGTTTTTGGAACAGTTAGCCTGA
- a CDS encoding DUF937 domain-containing protein: protein MSGLLELLNSDLGKQIISGVSKETNQPEDKTANVLSMAMPLLMGAMKKNVQSSEGASGLMNALNSKHDGSILNNLGGLFEGGVNDSVKQDGAGILGHLLGGKQSAVENTLSAQSGMDAGSISNILKVAAPILMGVVGSQLRQNKVNNASDMNTLLGSMLGGQPKQNQSLITSLLDADGDGSVLDDVAGMVLGSNKKKGGLGGLLGGLFGK, encoded by the coding sequence ATGTCCGGACTCTTAGAACTACTCAATAGCGACCTCGGAAAACAAATCATCAGCGGGGTCAGTAAAGAAACCAATCAACCCGAAGACAAGACCGCCAACGTACTCAGCATGGCCATGCCACTGCTGATGGGAGCCATGAAAAAGAATGTGCAGTCATCGGAAGGTGCCAGTGGTTTAATGAACGCCCTGAACAGTAAACACGATGGCAGTATCTTGAATAATCTCGGCGGACTTTTTGAAGGAGGTGTTAATGATAGTGTCAAACAAGACGGAGCCGGAATCTTAGGTCATTTGCTTGGAGGCAAGCAAAGCGCAGTAGAAAACACCTTGAGTGCCCAATCGGGTATGGACGCTGGCAGTATATCCAATATTCTTAAAGTAGCCGCACCAATTCTCATGGGTGTTGTAGGCTCCCAGCTTCGACAAAACAAAGTCAATAATGCCAGTGACATGAACACTTTATTAGGCAGTATGTTGGGTGGACAACCGAAACAAAATCAAAGCCTGATCACAAGTCTTTTAGATGCTGATGGAGATGGAAGTGTGCTAGACGACGTAGCCGGTATGGTTTTAGGAAGCAACAAGAAAAAAGGAGGCCTCGGTGGACTGCTGGGAGGATTGTTTGGCAAATGA
- the ychF gene encoding redox-regulated ATPase YchF, protein MKAGIVGLPNVGKSTLFNCLSNAKAQSANFPFCTIEPNVGVVNVPDARLQKLEELVQPEKVLPATVDIVDIAGLVKGASKGEGLGNQFLANIRETDAILHVLRCFDNDNIVHVDGSVNPIRDKETIDMELQLKDLETVEKKLDKVKRAAKIGDKEAKKEEEVLLRIKEGLESGTSVRALSFSEDEREAYVKPAQFITDKPVMYVCNVDEGAAVSGNPYVEQVKENVKNENAEVLVLAVGTEADIAELDDYEERQMFLQDIGLDEPGSSKLIRAAYRLLNQQTYFTAGKKEVRAWTIKVGATAPQAAGVIHTDFEKGFIRAEVMAYEDFVHYGSEAKTREAGKLRIEGKTYVVKDGDIMHFLFNV, encoded by the coding sequence ATGAAAGCCGGAATCGTAGGACTTCCCAATGTAGGTAAATCGACTTTGTTCAATTGCCTTTCTAATGCCAAAGCCCAGAGCGCAAATTTTCCCTTCTGTACCATTGAACCCAATGTTGGAGTGGTCAATGTACCAGACGCCCGGCTGCAAAAATTAGAGGAACTGGTGCAACCTGAAAAGGTACTTCCGGCCACCGTAGATATCGTTGATATTGCCGGGCTGGTTAAAGGCGCCAGTAAAGGAGAAGGTCTGGGAAATCAATTCCTGGCGAATATCCGCGAAACGGACGCTATTCTTCATGTACTGCGCTGTTTTGATAACGATAATATCGTTCATGTGGATGGTTCTGTGAATCCCATACGAGACAAGGAAACCATCGATATGGAACTTCAGCTAAAAGATCTGGAGACTGTGGAGAAGAAATTGGATAAGGTGAAGCGCGCCGCTAAGATCGGTGATAAAGAAGCTAAAAAAGAAGAGGAAGTCTTATTGCGGATCAAAGAAGGCCTGGAGTCAGGAACATCGGTAAGAGCCTTATCATTTTCAGAAGACGAACGGGAGGCTTATGTAAAGCCGGCACAGTTCATCACCGATAAGCCGGTCATGTATGTCTGTAATGTGGATGAAGGTGCTGCGGTAAGCGGCAATCCATACGTAGAGCAGGTCAAAGAAAACGTCAAAAACGAAAATGCGGAAGTACTGGTACTGGCCGTAGGTACGGAGGCGGATATCGCAGAATTGGACGACTATGAAGAACGGCAAATGTTCCTGCAAGACATCGGATTGGATGAACCGGGATCCTCTAAATTGATCCGCGCCGCCTATCGTTTACTCAATCAGCAAACCTATTTTACCGCCGGTAAAAAGGAAGTCCGTGCCTGGACCATCAAAGTGGGAGCTACAGCCCCCCAGGCCGCCGGGGTCATTCACACCGACTTTGAGAAAGGCTTTATCCGGGCCGAAGTGATGGCCTACGAAGACTTTGTGCATTACGGCAGCGAAGCCAAAACCCGGGAAGCCGGAAAGCTGCGTATCGAAGGGAAGACTTATGTGGTGAAGGATGGTGACATCATGCACTTCCTCTTTAACGTATAG
- a CDS encoding aminotransferase class III-fold pyridoxal phosphate-dependent enzyme produces the protein MQDERRRPIPTIRHEIEALAENHFGISGKASELPGDTDLNFKIETVSSTRYLLKLTRQAAKGEELDFQRALLETLTDSFSFHLPKLIRTSNNEVGCDVMVNDNSYYLRMLTWVPGRVWAKVHPKTSGLRYALGQKAGALTQALQTLRHPYAERSFPWNLAESLWTQEHLGLFSGEQWHQVHYFQQRFEESQSSYQRLRKSVIHNDLNDYNILVAEDLAEPKVSGFIDFGDAVFAQCINDLAILLAYACMDLPDPLSAAYEVVKGYHQEFPLQAAELDVLYILVGMRLVTTVTQAALRKVKEPNNTYLTISEGPAWDLLKKWQQIPSSLALATFRGACGFEPCPRRTAFEQWAAKNQIPLNTLFPTLSISGTHPVDMSLSSPWLGLKEDYLSNEITQFKLDELQREYPDHLLTNGYGEIRPFYITDAFKKEGNQGPEYRTVHLGTDFWVAADTPLHAPFSGTVVLLEHNELHKDYGNVIILKHEMEAIVFYSLYGHLSASIHQHLKIGQELQQGELLGYIGNPKENGDWAPHLHFQLILDLLGNQTNFPGVAFPAQKEIFCSLCPDPDLIFKEPIPAYTPQHYKEQLQEKRHKVLGSSLSLSYDEPLYMVRGEGAYLINETGRKYLDTVNNVAHVGHEHPKVVRAAQGQMAVLNTNTRYLHPAILDFADALLQKLPKELEVLYLVNSGSEATELALRMAKTYSAGDQIIALETGYHGNTNASIDVSSYKFDGKGGQGKPKDTHLLPLPDPFRGKYRGANSAGEYAASLDSVLNEMEYRGLKPAALIAESILSCGGQIVPPPNYFKSLYQGVRAAGGLCIADEVQTGLGRVGSHFWAFQLHEVIPDIVTLGKPIGNGHPLAAVACTRAVAEAFSNGMEFFNTFGGNPVSCTIGKAVLEVIEEENLQQQAAQVGAYLKSGLKRLQQNYPILADVRGHGLFLGIELTTEDLNPLPLQASYLVNRMRELGILMSTDGPDHNVIKIKPPLVFTTSQADELLDRLASVLTEDYMRIY, from the coding sequence ATGCAAGACGAACGCAGGCGGCCTATTCCAACGATCCGGCACGAAATAGAAGCTTTGGCCGAAAACCACTTTGGGATTTCTGGAAAAGCGAGCGAACTACCCGGAGATACGGATCTGAATTTCAAGATCGAAACGGTTAGCTCCACGCGCTACCTCTTGAAGTTAACCCGGCAAGCTGCCAAAGGCGAAGAACTGGATTTTCAGCGTGCACTCTTGGAAACGCTCACCGATTCGTTTTCATTTCATCTACCAAAGCTTATTCGTACTTCAAATAACGAAGTGGGATGCGACGTCATGGTAAATGATAACTCCTATTATCTTCGCATGCTCACCTGGGTTCCGGGAAGAGTGTGGGCTAAGGTCCATCCTAAGACCAGTGGCCTGCGCTACGCACTGGGTCAGAAAGCCGGGGCATTAACCCAAGCGCTTCAAACCTTAAGACATCCGTATGCAGAGCGTTCTTTTCCGTGGAACTTAGCTGAAAGCCTATGGACTCAAGAACATCTGGGGTTATTTAGCGGCGAACAGTGGCATCAAGTGCACTATTTCCAACAACGCTTTGAGGAGTCTCAATCGTCCTATCAACGCTTGCGAAAAAGCGTCATTCACAATGATCTGAACGATTATAATATTTTAGTTGCGGAAGATCTGGCTGAACCAAAGGTCTCCGGCTTTATTGACTTTGGCGATGCGGTTTTCGCACAGTGCATCAATGATTTAGCCATCCTCCTCGCCTATGCCTGTATGGACCTTCCCGATCCCTTGAGCGCAGCTTATGAGGTGGTGAAGGGCTATCACCAAGAATTTCCGTTACAAGCGGCTGAGTTGGATGTGCTCTACATATTGGTGGGTATGCGTTTGGTCACCACAGTCACTCAGGCAGCCTTACGCAAGGTCAAAGAGCCGAATAATACCTATTTGACCATCAGCGAAGGTCCCGCCTGGGACTTATTGAAAAAATGGCAACAGATCCCGTCGAGTCTCGCCCTAGCTACCTTTAGAGGGGCATGCGGATTCGAGCCCTGTCCGCGACGGACTGCTTTTGAACAGTGGGCGGCAAAGAATCAAATACCTTTGAACACCCTCTTCCCTACCTTGAGTATTTCAGGAACCCATCCGGTGGATATGAGTCTTTCGAGTCCATGGCTGGGACTCAAGGAAGACTACCTCAGTAATGAGATCACCCAGTTCAAGTTGGATGAATTACAGCGGGAATATCCGGATCATTTGCTGACCAATGGCTATGGGGAGATCCGACCCTTTTACATCACCGATGCCTTTAAAAAAGAGGGTAATCAGGGACCGGAATACCGTACCGTACACCTGGGCACTGATTTTTGGGTTGCTGCGGATACCCCGCTGCATGCTCCTTTTTCCGGTACCGTCGTGCTGTTGGAACACAATGAGCTGCATAAGGATTATGGAAACGTGATCATTCTTAAGCACGAAATGGAAGCGATTGTTTTTTATAGCCTCTATGGACACTTAAGCGCTTCCATTCATCAGCACCTGAAAATAGGACAAGAACTGCAGCAGGGAGAATTGCTAGGATACATCGGAAATCCAAAAGAGAATGGAGATTGGGCTCCTCACCTACATTTTCAATTGATCCTGGACCTTTTGGGCAATCAGACCAATTTCCCCGGGGTGGCTTTTCCCGCCCAGAAAGAGATTTTCTGCAGCCTTTGTCCAGACCCTGATCTTATTTTTAAAGAACCTATCCCCGCCTATACACCACAACACTATAAGGAACAGCTCCAGGAAAAGCGTCACAAAGTCCTTGGTAGTAGCCTTAGCCTTTCTTACGATGAACCTTTATATATGGTTCGCGGAGAGGGAGCCTACCTCATTAACGAGACCGGAAGAAAGTATTTGGACACGGTGAACAATGTGGCGCATGTGGGTCATGAGCACCCCAAAGTGGTTCGGGCTGCTCAAGGCCAGATGGCTGTCCTGAATACCAATACCCGTTATTTACATCCGGCCATCCTCGATTTTGCCGACGCCCTGCTCCAAAAACTACCTAAGGAACTGGAAGTTCTCTATCTCGTCAACAGTGGCAGCGAGGCGACCGAATTGGCGCTGCGCATGGCCAAAACCTACAGCGCCGGCGATCAAATCATCGCGTTGGAAACCGGGTACCATGGAAATACCAATGCCTCTATTGACGTGAGTTCCTATAAATTTGACGGAAAAGGAGGCCAGGGAAAACCAAAAGATACCCACCTGCTTCCTCTTCCTGATCCCTTTCGGGGAAAGTATCGTGGAGCTAATTCGGCCGGTGAGTATGCCGCTTCCTTAGATTCCGTACTCAATGAAATGGAATATAGGGGGTTAAAACCGGCAGCCCTTATCGCAGAATCCATTTTGAGCTGCGGGGGACAGATCGTTCCACCGCCGAATTACTTTAAATCGCTCTATCAAGGGGTTCGTGCAGCGGGCGGCCTTTGTATTGCGGATGAAGTTCAAACCGGATTGGGTCGGGTGGGCAGTCATTTCTGGGCCTTTCAGTTGCATGAGGTGATCCCCGATATCGTAACCCTGGGAAAACCGATCGGCAACGGCCATCCTTTGGCAGCGGTCGCTTGCACCCGTGCCGTAGCGGAAGCCTTTTCCAATGGCATGGAGTTCTTCAATACCTTCGGCGGGAATCCGGTGTCCTGTACCATCGGGAAAGCGGTGTTGGAGGTGATCGAAGAGGAAAACTTGCAGCAACAGGCAGCACAAGTAGGCGCTTATCTTAAATCGGGGTTAAAGCGTTTGCAGCAGAACTACCCTATTCTTGCGGATGTTCGTGGTCACGGTTTATTCCTGGGTATTGAATTGACCACAGAAGACCTAAACCCCTTGCCCTTACAAGCCTCATATCTAGTCAACCGGATGCGGGAATTAGGAATACTGATGAGCACCGACGGACCTGATCATAACGTGATCAAGATCAAACCGCCACTAGTCTTTACGACGAGTCAAGCTGATGAATTGCTGGATCGTCTGGCCAGCGTCCTCACCGAAGATTATATGCGAATCTACTGA
- the serC gene encoding 3-phosphoserine/phosphohydroxythreonine transaminase has protein sequence MKMHNFSAGPCVLPQSVFEEASQAVLNFNDSGLSILEISHRSKAFMDVMDEARSLALELLGLEGKGYKALYLQGGASLEFLMVAQNLLQSKAGYINTGTWSDKAIKEAKLFGEVVEIASSKGQNYNYIPKGYKIPKDLDYLHLTSNNTIFGTQFKSFPEVDCPLVCDMSSDIFSRVIDFTQFDLIYAGAQKNLGPAGTTLVVVKEDILGKVERQIPSMLDYQVHISKGSMFNTPPVFAVYVSMLTLRWLKQLGGIGAIEEINDKKASLLYSEIDLNPLFDGYVAKEDRSMMSATFTLQEGELKETFDTMWKEAGINGLNGHRSVGGYRASMYNALGLDSVGVLVDVMSELERKA, from the coding sequence ATGAAAATGCACAACTTTAGCGCAGGACCCTGCGTCTTGCCACAATCAGTCTTTGAAGAGGCTTCACAAGCGGTATTGAATTTTAACGATAGCGGACTTTCCATTTTAGAAATTTCCCACCGCAGTAAAGCTTTTATGGACGTCATGGATGAGGCACGCAGCCTGGCTTTAGAGCTGTTGGGCCTGGAAGGAAAAGGATACAAGGCGCTTTATTTACAAGGTGGAGCCAGTTTAGAATTTCTTATGGTCGCTCAAAACCTATTGCAATCCAAGGCTGGGTATATCAATACGGGTACCTGGAGTGACAAAGCCATAAAAGAAGCTAAACTCTTTGGAGAAGTGGTCGAGATCGCTTCTTCCAAAGGGCAGAATTACAACTACATCCCCAAAGGTTACAAGATCCCGAAGGATTTGGATTATCTGCATCTAACCAGTAACAACACTATTTTTGGAACCCAGTTTAAGTCATTTCCGGAAGTCGATTGTCCGTTGGTTTGCGACATGAGTAGCGACATCTTTTCCCGGGTAATCGATTTTACGCAGTTTGACCTGATCTATGCAGGCGCTCAAAAGAATCTAGGTCCAGCCGGCACCACATTAGTGGTTGTCAAAGAAGATATCCTGGGCAAAGTGGAGCGTCAAATTCCCAGCATGCTCGATTACCAGGTACACATTAGCAAAGGGAGTATGTTCAATACTCCTCCCGTCTTTGCGGTTTACGTCTCTATGCTCACCCTGCGCTGGCTCAAGCAACTAGGCGGAATTGGCGCTATTGAAGAGATCAATGACAAAAAGGCCAGTCTTCTCTACAGTGAGATCGACCTGAATCCACTTTTTGACGGTTATGTCGCCAAAGAGGATCGCAGTATGATGAGTGCGACCTTTACCTTGCAAGAGGGAGAATTGAAAGAGACCTTTGACACCATGTGGAAAGAAGCAGGCATCAATGGATTGAACGGCCACCGCTCCGTAGGTGGGTATCGCGCCAGCATGTACAATGCCTTAGGTCTGGACAGTGTGGGTGTATTGGTTGACGTTATGAGTGAGCTCGAGCGAAAGGCTTAA
- a CDS encoding NAD-dependent succinate-semialdehyde dehydrogenase — MITTVNPYTGENLKDYKELSSAQIDKKLQQAAERFQSWRQTTYAERAALLQKAAAELKKNKEEYAKTMTEEMGKPITQSRAEIEKCAWVCEYYAETAESHLADRIIETDASKSYVSYEPIGVVLAVMPWNYPYWQVFRFIAPALMAGNIGVLKHASSVMGCGEHIERIFDRAGFPKHCFQNLVIGSDQVEGIIKNPIIKAVTLTGSKPAGSAVASTAAAAIKKSVLELGGSNALVVLEDADLDQALDTCVQARFQNTGQSCIAGKRLLLHEAIADEFLSAFAKAVTELKSGDPMEEDTYIGVMAREDLAKELEQQMQDSIDAGAEVLVGGHRMNAYFEPTILDKVTPAMSVFKEETFGPLIGVTRFSSEDEAVDLVNQSDFGLGVSIFTQDQDRALRLIPQFEDGAVFVNELVKSDPRLPFGGTKISGYGRELSLDGIQEFVNKKTVYLNF, encoded by the coding sequence ATGATCACCACCGTAAATCCGTATACAGGAGAAAACCTCAAAGACTATAAGGAGCTCAGCTCCGCTCAAATCGATAAAAAACTTCAGCAGGCTGCTGAACGTTTCCAATCCTGGCGGCAAACGACCTATGCCGAACGTGCAGCATTGTTGCAGAAAGCGGCTGCCGAACTCAAAAAGAACAAGGAAGAATATGCCAAAACCATGACCGAGGAAATGGGAAAGCCCATTACTCAGTCAAGGGCAGAAATCGAAAAATGCGCCTGGGTCTGTGAATATTATGCAGAAACCGCCGAATCTCATTTGGCCGACCGGATAATCGAAACGGATGCCAGTAAAAGTTATGTCTCCTATGAGCCTATCGGAGTCGTACTGGCCGTTATGCCCTGGAACTATCCGTATTGGCAGGTATTTCGCTTTATCGCTCCTGCCTTGATGGCCGGGAATATCGGAGTGCTGAAACACGCCAGTAGTGTGATGGGCTGTGGTGAGCACATCGAAAGAATATTTGATCGTGCGGGCTTTCCCAAACATTGCTTTCAAAACCTGGTTATCGGAAGTGATCAGGTAGAAGGCATCATCAAGAACCCGATTATCAAAGCGGTCACCTTGACCGGAAGCAAGCCGGCCGGAAGCGCTGTGGCCAGTACAGCTGCTGCAGCGATCAAAAAATCGGTGTTGGAGCTGGGCGGAAGTAATGCTTTAGTGGTACTGGAAGATGCCGATCTGGACCAGGCGCTGGACACCTGCGTTCAGGCTCGATTTCAGAATACCGGACAAAGCTGTATTGCCGGAAAGCGTTTATTACTGCACGAAGCCATTGCGGATGAATTTTTATCGGCCTTCGCGAAAGCGGTCACAGAGCTCAAATCAGGAGATCCCATGGAGGAAGACACCTACATAGGGGTCATGGCCAGGGAAGATCTGGCCAAAGAGTTGGAGCAGCAGATGCAGGACTCTATTGATGCCGGAGCCGAAGTACTGGTTGGTGGACACCGTATGAACGCTTATTTCGAACCGACCATTCTAGACAAAGTGACCCCTGCAATGAGCGTTTTTAAGGAAGAAACCTTTGGTCCCTTGATCGGGGTCACCCGATTTAGCTCTGAGGACGAGGCCGTCGACCTGGTCAATCAATCTGATTTTGGCCTCGGGGTTTCCATCTTTACTCAAGATCAAGACAGAGCCCTCCGACTCATCCCTCAATTTGAGGATGGGGCGGTATTCGTCAATGAGTTGGTGAAAAGCGATCCTCGATTGCCTTTCGGCGGAACCAAGATCTCGGGTTACGGAAGAGAGCTCTCATTGGACGGGATCCAGGAGTTTGTCAATAAGAAAACCGTATACCTAAACTTCTAA
- a CDS encoding D-2-hydroxyacid dehydrogenase, with amino-acid sequence MKVLANDGISQTGVQALEKAGFEVITTKVAQEQLENYINENKIDVILVRSATTVRKELIDACPSIKVIGRGGVGMDNIDVEYARNKGIKVINTPAASSASVAELVFAHLFSGVRFLNDANRSMPLDGDSKFKDLKKAYAKGVELRGKTLGVIGFGRIGQEVAKIGIGCGMKVIASDPYVNQAIIKLDFFDGQQAKFDIRTVSKEEVLQEADLLTLHVPAQKEYVIGKKEIEQMKTGAGIVNAARGGVVDEAALLEALDNNKLAFAGLDVFENEPKPAVKVLMNPKVSLTPHIGAATNEAQDRIGSELAEQIIEILK; translated from the coding sequence ATGAAAGTATTAGCAAACGACGGAATTTCTCAAACTGGAGTTCAAGCCCTGGAAAAGGCGGGTTTTGAGGTCATCACCACCAAAGTGGCTCAGGAACAATTGGAAAATTATATCAACGAAAACAAGATCGATGTGATCCTGGTGCGTAGTGCTACCACGGTGCGTAAGGAGCTGATCGATGCCTGTCCCAGTATTAAAGTGATCGGTCGCGGTGGCGTGGGCATGGACAACATAGACGTTGAGTACGCCCGAAATAAAGGGATCAAGGTCATCAATACTCCTGCTGCTTCCTCGGCTTCTGTGGCCGAACTGGTCTTTGCGCATTTGTTTTCCGGAGTTCGTTTCTTGAACGACGCCAATAGAAGCATGCCGTTGGATGGTGATTCTAAGTTTAAAGATCTTAAGAAAGCTTACGCGAAAGGCGTGGAGCTTCGAGGTAAAACTTTAGGAGTTATTGGTTTTGGACGTATCGGTCAGGAAGTCGCCAAGATCGGGATCGGTTGCGGGATGAAAGTGATCGCCAGTGACCCCTATGTCAATCAGGCCATCATCAAACTTGATTTTTTTGACGGACAGCAAGCGAAATTCGACATTCGTACGGTTAGTAAAGAGGAAGTACTGCAGGAAGCCGACTTACTCACCTTGCACGTTCCGGCGCAGAAGGAATACGTCATTGGTAAAAAAGAGATCGAACAGATGAAGACCGGAGCAGGAATCGTCAATGCGGCTCGCGGTGGTGTGGTTGACGAAGCCGCCCTACTCGAAGCCCTGGATAACAATAAACTGGCATTTGCAGGCCTTGATGTCTTCGAAAACGAACCTAAACCGGCCGTAAAAGTACTGATGAATCCTAAGGTTTCGCTCACACCTCATATTGGCGCTGCCACCAATGAAGCTCAGGACCGCATAGGCTCTGAATTGGCGGAGCAAATCATAGAGATCCTTAAATAA
- a CDS encoding DUF6146 family protein: protein MKTVFTFFSILAVLWALGSCGSTNNRSLDDTVATGDTLRIANDSLEYEIIIIEPRFNTWLVTQPPRGYYEQEFLENRNIWYVTQYNNRVLNPQGFDASLYLQRIDYEPDIDYGYEVNYLLYNWFRFFEERYNQRFSISRRGFQ, encoded by the coding sequence ATGAAAACAGTATTCACCTTTTTCAGTATTCTAGCAGTCCTGTGGGCGCTCGGTAGCTGTGGGAGCACGAACAATCGTTCTCTAGACGACACCGTAGCTACTGGAGACACACTTCGTATCGCTAATGATAGCCTGGAGTACGAGATCATCATCATTGAACCGAGATTCAATACCTGGCTGGTTACTCAGCCACCAAGAGGGTACTACGAACAGGAATTTCTCGAAAACCGAAATATTTGGTACGTCACTCAATACAACAATCGCGTGCTCAATCCGCAGGGCTTTGACGCTAGTCTCTATCTGCAACGCATCGATTATGAGCCTGACATCGATTATGGTTACGAGGTCAATTACCTCCTTTACAACTGGTTTCGATTTTTTGAAGAACGCTACAACCAACGTTTTTCTATTTCGCGCAGGGGATTCCAATAG